The DNA sequence AAGGCACGGAACCCGCCGCGCGGTCCCGCCGTGCGGGACGGGAGTGGCCTCCGGATCACCCGCCGGCGATCGCGGCGACGATGAGGAACGGCTCGGCGCCGCCGGCGACGGCGTCCGGCAGGCGGGTCTCGGGCGGGTCGAAGGAGAAGTCCTGTTCGCAGGCGAAGTAGCGCACGTAGGGGCGGCGCGCGCCTTCGCCGTGGTCGCGGATTGCGCCGCGCAGCACCGGATAGGCCTCCTCGACCGCGTCGAGCACGGATCCGATCGTCACCGGCTCCGCCGCGGGCAGCGTCAGTTCGCCGTCCACGTCGGCGAGCACGCACAGGTGCCCGGGCAGCACCACCCGCACCCGGGCGTCGCGGGCGGGACGGGCGTCTGCGGCGTGCGGGTTCACGGCAGCGTCTGCACCTCCACGGACAGCACCGCGGGCAGGTCGCGGACCACCGCCTCCCACGTGTCGCCGGAGTCGCGTGAGGCGTACACCTGGCCGCCGGTGGTGCCGAAGTAGACGCCGCACGAGTCGAGGGAGTCCACGGCCATCGCGTCACGCAGCACGTTGACGTAGCAGTCCCGCTGCGGCAGACCGGCGGTGAGCGGTTCCCATTCGGTGCCGCCGGTGCGTGAACGGTACACGCGCAGCCGACCTTCGGGCGGCACGTGGAACTCGTCGCTGGTGATCGGCACGACGTACACCGTCTCCGGCTCGTGCGCGTGCACCTGCACGGGGAAGCCGAAGTCCGTCGGCAGGTCGCCGCTGATCTCGTACCAGTTCTCGCCCGCGTCGTCGGTGCGCATGACATCCCAGTGCTTCTGCATGAACAGCGTGGACGGGCGGGACGGGTGCATGGCGATCCGGTGCACGCAGTGCCCGATCTCGGCGTCCTGATCAGGAAGGTGCCCGGAGTGCAGCCCCCGATTGACCGGCCTCCACGTCGTGCCGCCGTCGTCGGTGCGGAACACGCCCGCCGCCGAGATCGCCACGAACATGCGCTGCGGGTCCGCCGGGTCGAGGACGATGGTGTGCAGCCCCAGGCCGCCGGCGCCCGGCATCCAGTCCTCGCCGCGGCAGTCGCGCAAGCCGCGGGATTCCCGCCAGGTGGCGCCGCCGTCGGCCGAGCTGAACAGCGCCGCATCCTCCACCCCGGCCCACACGAAGTCCGGGTCGGTGGGAGACGGTTCGAAGTGCCACACGCGGGTGAAATCCCACGGCCGCGGCGTTCCGTCGTACCACTGGTGGTCGCCGACCGCTCCCGCGTAGGCGAATTCGTTGCCCACCGGTGCCCACGTGGCGCCGCCGTCGTCGGAGCGCTGGACCTGCTGCCCGAACCATCCGGTGGACTGGGAGGCCCAGAGCCGGTCCGGATGCGCGGGCGAGCCGGTCACATGGTAGATCTCCCAGCCGGAGAACAGCGGTCCGTCGACCCGCCAGTCTGTGCGCGCGCCATCGGCGGAGAGGATGAACGCGCCCTTGCGCGTGCCTACGAGAACTCGGACGCTGCTCATGGAGGGCCTCCGCCCCATCGGGACCGTCGTCGAGGATGCGAACCATGGTACCGCCTCGGCTCCGTGCGGGAATGCTAGTTCCCGCACGCCACGTCGCAGCGCCCACTCGGATTGGTGGTAACCCGTCGTCGGTAACTGATAACGGCCCCATATGTCAGGTAGATCCACTGCGGGCGCCGCAGGCGCGTGCCTCTGTCCGCGGCGCCCGATCCGGAGAACTGCTTATACGAGCATCTTGTCGCGTAGCTGTGTCAGAGTTTGCGAGTCGAGTCCGAGCACATCGTGGGCGAACTTGTCCCAGCCGCCGTAGGTGTTGTGCACCGCATCGAGGACGGGCTTGATCTGGCTGGGGCGTTGTTCCATCAGCGGCTTGACCAGCGAGATGTCCACGCCCTTGCCCTCGAGGTACTTGTAGGTCTTCTCGTTGTGCTCACGGTTGTACGTGTTCGACGCGACGAAGTCGTCGATGATCGCCTCGTCGGACACGCCAAGAATGCCGAGAAGCAGCGCGCTCATCATGCCGGTGCGATCCTTACCGGACGTGCAGTGGTACATCAGTGCACCGTCAGAGTTCGCGATCAACTCCAGCGTCTTGCCGTAGGCGGCCATGGCCTTGGGCGAGTTGAGCTGGTCGACAAAGCCTTCATCCCCGATCTGACGGGCCTTGCCGTCGCCGAGCATGTCCTGCATCACCTGCTGGT is a window from the Tomitella gaofuii genome containing:
- a CDS encoding WD40/YVTN/BNR-like repeat-containing protein, which encodes MSSVRVLVGTRKGAFILSADGARTDWRVDGPLFSGWEIYHVTGSPAHPDRLWASQSTGWFGQQVQRSDDGGATWAPVGNEFAYAGAVGDHQWYDGTPRPWDFTRVWHFEPSPTDPDFVWAGVEDAALFSSADGGATWRESRGLRDCRGEDWMPGAGGLGLHTIVLDPADPQRMFVAISAAGVFRTDDGGTTWRPVNRGLHSGHLPDQDAEIGHCVHRIAMHPSRPSTLFMQKHWDVMRTDDAGENWYEISGDLPTDFGFPVQVHAHEPETVYVVPITSDEFHVPPEGRLRVYRSRTGGTEWEPLTAGLPQRDCYVNVLRDAMAVDSLDSCGVYFGTTGGQVYASRDSGDTWEAVVRDLPAVLSVEVQTLP
- a CDS encoding MoaD/ThiS family protein, yielding MNPHAADARPARDARVRVVLPGHLCVLADVDGELTLPAAEPVTIGSVLDAVEEAYPVLRGAIRDHGEGARRPYVRYFACEQDFSFDPPETRLPDAVAGGAEPFLIVAAIAGG